Below is a window of Rattus norvegicus strain BN/NHsdMcwi chromosome 5, GRCr8, whole genome shotgun sequence DNA.
CCTGGAGTGGCGACTGGTGTCCCAGCAGCAAGCAGATGCAGGAGAAGGAAACTCTGCAGAAACAGCAGCAGGAACACGAGGCTGACGCGCTCTACGTGCAACAGCAGAAGTGGGAAGGCCAAGAGGATGAGGGCTGTGACCATAGCAGCTGAGTAGACACTTCCTAACTGGTATGCAGCCACGGTTATGGGGCCCTGAGCTCTAGTCCTCTCGAGCCGGCCCTGGAACTCCTCCTGCATGTGGCGGTAGATTTGTGGGACCACGTAATCTAGGTCAGCCTGAGAAGTAGGGGGACCTGAGAAGGGAGTGAGGATAGTCCTGGTCCTTGAAGTAGCGGCCCCAGCCTTCACCAGCACTGTCACAGGTCTCCATAGCAGCAGCATGAGCCCCGAGGCAGCCAGCCCCATCACAGCCCGAGGCAGCACAGCGGATGCCCCGGCAACCAGGGCCCGGAGGCGCGGTGGTACTTCCTCTGCTCCTGAGGCCAATGCCCAGTAGGCAGCCGTGCCCAGTACCATGAGAGGCAACCCCCAGCGCACAAAGAGCACAGGGGGCTCAGGACTCTTGAGATTACCATAGCGGCGAAGCCACAATCTCACAGCAGCTAACAGGGCCACCAGCGCACCCACACAAGCTCCGTACCACAAATTCTTGGCTCGACCTCCCACCATAGATGCCAGAGGACTCAGCCAGGGAGAGGAGCGGCAAGCAGGTGTCTCTTCGGGGCAGCGGTGAAAAAGCCCAGCTAGCCTTGTAAATAAAAGCAGCCCAATTCCAAGCAGCAGGGCATGGGTGCCACTGTGCCGTGGTGGGGCTGTTGGGGCAGAAGAGCCAAGGCGGGATGTTGTGAGCAGTTTGGGTGGTAGTAGCTGACCCTCCCAGTGAAGCTGAGCAACcaggaagagaatgagagagcCCAGAAGGAAGGGGGTGGCCCTGGCCTCAGCAACAACGAAGCTATCAGAGAAGAAGGTGGCCAATCGGATGAGTAGTAGGGCTAGGACAGGTCTGGGAACCGGAAGTAGGGGAGCCAGGGGCCTCTTAGAACCCCAGCTAAGCCAAGCTTTCCACAGAAAAGGAAGGAGTGAACCGGCTGCAGCCACAGCCCCCAGAACCACTGGGTCTAGCTTTGATCCAGTAGTTACAGAGACTCCAGCATACAGTAGGGTCCAAGTTAGGCCCCAGGCTACAGGTATTAGCAGTAGTGGACGGAAGAGAAAACCTGGGGCTACTGCCAACTGGgatgcaagcaggcaaagaaggcAGGCGGCAGCCAAGAGGGCAGCACCCCCTGCCATTCGGACCAGAGAGAAGCGGGCCCAAGACTCGATGCATACAGCCCGAGCTCCCCGCAGGAACTGCTGGAAGTCAGCAGTCAACGAGCTCAGCGCTGCCTCGGCCTCTCGGGGATGCTGCAGAAGGTGCTGGTAACGCGCAGAGGCCTTGGAGAAGAGCTCCTGCAGCCGACGAAGCTCTTTAACGTGGAGATCCTGAGTCGCAGCTGAGTAGGTATGAAGAAACCGGGACACCTGGCAGGGAAGGTCAGAGACACAAAACGGGGCAGAGGtcaggacagatgtcatgcaaGAGGGACCTGGAAACGTGGGGCTCAAATTCTATCCAAGATGGGGGAAGGAAGGCTAACGGAAGAAAGGCATTTGGACGAGAACAAATGACTTtggataaatgacatgggcaagaACAAAGACGACAACAGGGTCATGCTTGTCCTCTGTCACCCAGAAGTCTAATCCTTCCACCTACCTGCTGGGCATTGATGTAGAGAGCCGAGACTTGAGCTAGAGCAGGGGAATCAGGGTGGGAGGCGTCCCCATCCCCACGGCTGCTGCCGCCACCACTGCCACCTGAGAATAGCTCAGCCATCACTTCCCCAATGTTCCCAAACGGGATGGGCAGGCCTAGCAGCAGTGCCAGGGTGGGTACAAGGCTGATCTGAGGAATAACCTCGGGCTCCTAGAAGGAAAGGTCAAGGGTCAACAGCCTCACCAGGCCTAGGTAAGAGTAGTAGGAGGGAGGGTCTGGATCGATGGTCCAGCAGGTGAGACCACTTGCTGCATAAGCATAAAGACTTGAGTGTGGCTCACTGGACCCATGTGAATAAAACTGGCTGTGATCATGCACTCCTAAAGCTTGGTGCCAtggtgggcagagacaggaggatgtctgACCTCCAGGCTAgctgcaggttcagtgagagacgctATCTCaggaaaataaggtggagagtgctGGAGAACACAATATCCTCTGTCtccttgcacatacacacacacacacacacacacacacacacacacacacacacacacgagtgtgcataccagcacacacatgtgcaattaCCTCatatgtacatcacacacacacaaataaaaataaatgagagtgGGGCCAGATGATGGTTTGGAGAGCTTACAAGGGGCGTCACAATGTAGGGAGAGCAGGAGAGGTACAACCCAGGCCTTACCTCGGGTGGGACACTAGGGAAGAGGACTGTGGGGCTGTACAGGAAAAGTGCAGCTGACACCTCCAGCTCACTGTCCCCTCCATGATCCCCATTCATGGTCATCCCATGGTCACCAGCTACCACCAACAGTGTGTCATTCTCCAGGCGTTCTATCAGACCCCTAGGGGGGGGTCAAGAACACGTTTCAGAGGGCAGGGGGAAATAAAGATTCTTCACAGGGGCCCATTCACCCCCACCATTGACTTCCATTACCAGGGTATAAACTTCTGTCAAAAAAAGACACCTCTTCAGCCATAACCCTATAGCCCAGAGCTGCATACTGAGTTATTCAAAATGCATGGTGTTCCTAGGTTTTGGGGAAAAGCCTAGATCAAGTATTTCAGAGCTGCTGGGCAGTGGAggacagtggtggcacaagcccttaatcccagcacttgggaatcaGTGGCAGGtgactctctgagttcaaggccagcctggtctacaaagcgggctctaggacagccagagctacacagagaaaccctgtctctaaaaacagggaaaaaaaaatcagagtcaagcgcagtgtatgcctttaatcccgacactggaagcagaggcaggtagatttctatgAGTTGGACTCCAGCCTGGTCTGGTTTATTCTGCAAGTTCCTGGTCAACcaaagctacaggagaccctgtctcaaaatacatacacacatagaattCATCCAGGCTCCACACAGGATTTTTTCTCCCCCTCATGGAATCCCATGTCCTGAGATTCTCAACTACAAACCATTCCCCAGCCAGCACCCCACACTCACTGTATCACCTGGTCCATCTGGCTAAGTTTCTTGGCCATTTCAGGGTGGTGAGGGCCATGCTTATGACCACAATGATCCACACCCAGGAAGTGAGCAATCAGCACATCCCAGGCGCCGCTGTCCACTGCGGAGGGAGAATACGGAGCACAGGGCAGTAAAGCCTCACCCCAGTCGGGCCGCCCAGCGGTACAAGCCCAGTCTGCCGTCAGTGTCCACAGACTAAAGGGACCCTCCCCAACTCCCAGGGTCAGTGAGGGACTGAGTGATCTTTGTCACTCACTGGTAGGATAGAGGTGCTCTAAGATGCCATTATCCACTGTGTGTAGGTCTCTGACATTGAaggatgagaagaagaaagcttggGAAAATGCTCCAGGGAAAAGGTCTTTCCAGGTATCATCTCCCATGAAGACTACACGCTTTCCTGTAGAGACAAGAGGGGAGTCGGAGCATATCTTGTTCATGTGAGgaccagatatatatatatacatacatatatatatatatatacatatatatatatatggagagcttgccaccaagcctagcaACTTGAGTTCAATACTCAgaacccacagggtggaaggagaaaaatcaactttcaaagtTGTCTTCTTACCTCCACAAGTGTACCATGTCATGTGCCCTCGCTCACACCCataagctctgtgtgtgtgtgtgtgtgtgtgtgtgtgtacacatccaACAGAAATCCCAACCACACATCCCAAAGCACAGGAATCCATTCAGCACCACCTACAATTTCCCCCCAAGAAGCTTTCTCTGATAGCCACATTTCCCCTGCTGCTCCCATCCCTGCAAAACGACATGCTACTGCTCTCTCCCTAGGGTAGCCGCtgacacgtatgtatgtatgttttgagacaggtctcactctacagaccaggctaaTCTGGAACTCAGAggccctcttgcctctgcctcttgagcgcTGGGGTTAAAGACAGATGCACCATGCGCTGCCCTTGACCCACTCTCTTCATAAGCAGTAAGTGAACGCAACTTGGATCCCTCTTTTCTCCATACCTGCAAGTTCCtgtcttcactccttccttaattGGATGCCCCCAAGAGTTAAAAACAAACGTTTTGTGCAAATCAGAAGCTTCATCAAGGACAAGAATCTCTCCCTTTCCACAAGTAACGGTCCCATCTATCTCTACTCCCAGTTTCCCTACACCATAGCCAGATATACAGCTGGGTACCCGAAGTCCTGGCTCCCTAACTTCTAAAGGCCCAGGTACACCTAGCTGCAAAGGGGCCCATACTGACCTGCACTGGTGAGCTGCTTGATGAGATTATCTTCCACAATAGCATGGCTGGCGAAGTTACTGCCGGCATCAATAAAAGTCGGCAGCGAGCCAGTGGTGAGAGCCTTCAGACGCTGCATGGTGGTTGTGGGGGGATCCACCTGAGATTGGTACAGTCGAGCATGGTGGGGCTGAACCTCTAGGATCCTCTTCAAGGAACCTAATTTTCCCAGGAAAGGCACGGAGACGGGAGGTTCCCCAGGCACATGTGAGCACTGAGGCTGGGCAAAGTCAAATCGCAGAGCATCTATCAGCACCAAAACAACCCTGGAGAACCGGGAAGGCATCCAGCAAGCCCCAGGCTTTCCTTGGCTTCCCCAAGGCAGGGAACCGGGGCCTGGGGGCTCTTGGCAGCTGCTTTGATTGGTGAGTTCCAAACGGGTGAGAAGGAAGCCACTGGTGAAGAGTGCAATGCCAgcgtaaaaaagaaaacagacccaGGCTAAGAAGAGGAGCACAGAGATCTTCTGCATCCTGGTAGAGAAGAGGAGAATGCTCATTGTGGTGCGAAGAATGGACCTTTTGGACCTCAAAACAGTGCCCAGCAACAATCATTTACTGCTATAAACTGCAGGACGTAAACAAATCAGAGCTAAGTCATTCCAGCTGTCTCTACCAGTCATCCCGTCTGAGGGAGAGAGGCTGAGACTCTGGATCTCAATCTGGAGCCCACCTAACGATTCAGGCTCTGGGGGTGAGCACAGGAACCTGTGCATAGCCAACTGGGAGATCTAATGCTGTCAGACCATAGTCTAGGAGGAAGACTATTCCAAATGGTAGGTGGATTGTTTTCTGACAGTTCATTTCAATGACTCTCTTCGGACTATTCTCAACATTCCCAGGGTGGCAATAGACAGCAATCACACGGATAACTGGATTGAGTAAACGGCGCCGCCTGGTGGGGACCAAGGAAACGACGGGGAGGAGTCATGCTCCGCTTCCGGGCGGCCAGGCTCAACAAAAAACCTGAGGAACGACGTCCCCAGGAACCCTGGTATAAAGCCCCTTGAGCTATGCTAGGATCCAGAAGTCCCGGCAACTGTCTCCTCCGGTGGGCACCCGGCCAACACCTGGACATGCTCACTCTGATGCTGGGCACCCCGGCAGCAAACTGAGGTACCCGTCCTAGGGGTGAAGGTAATAGAGGATTCTCGGGAGACCTTGGCTCACCTGGATTCGCGCCCGGAAGTGCGGCGGCAGTGCTTGCAGTCTGGCACCACAGAGGTGTGCATGCCTGACAGAGCGCCCTACCAGGAGATCTCTCGCCACCTACCGGCACCAGCGAGGAAGTTCGACAAGGAACTTGGGCTGAAAAGTTTGATAGGAGACTCAGTAACTCATAAATGGGGGCCGGGTACTAGTCTAGGAGAGGTGGAGGATGACGGGGTGTGTacagaaacatgaaagaaaaaaagttcagGGACCACtgtccatatttttaaaatatgcatttatgCATATGTACGTTTGTACCAAATGCACTTAGTGCTCCAATTGCCTTTAGCCACTAAGCAGTCTCCAGATTCACtatccatttttgttttttcgaCAAAaggtgtgggtgctaggaactaagcTTTGGTCTTCAGCAAGGGCAGTAcatactcactgagccatctttccagccccaagctTCAAGTTCTTGCTGCTGTGATTTCCCTACCACGACGGACTGAAATTGTTTGTTCCTTTAGATGTTTTTGTCaagagcattttatcacagcaacaaaaaagacAAGCTAAGACACCAAGATAAATTAAAATGtgtctttaaaaatacatctaaagggctggagagatggctcagaggttaagaacactgactgctcttccagaggttctgagttcaattcccagcaaccacatggtggctcacaaccatctgtaatgagatccaatgccctcttctggtgcgtctgactgaggacaactacagtgtttcatatacctaaaataaatataaaataaatattttttaaaaattctaaataaaagCCTATACATGAAGGtggtggtggcaaacacctttgaTCCCAATTGACAAGAGTTTATCTGCATTAGCATGCTCAAAAACCTGGGCTAAGCCAGCACCATCTTTAGAAAACCTGGTACAAGCGCACACATCTGGAATgacagtacttgggaggcagagactggaagaacAATCAAGATCATCCATGACTCCACAGCTagtctggggccagcctgggttacaggagACAAAAACGGTAACTAACTAAAAACCTAACAtcagtagtggcacatgcctttcatcccagcgctctggaggcagaggcaggcggatctctttgaattcgaggccagcctggtccacagagctagTTCTAGCCAAGACTACACTGAGAACCCTCTCttgaaaagccaaaccaaacaatcaaaaacccagaaaatagggctggagagatggctcagcggttaagagcactgacttctcttctagAGATCCCGAGTTCAAtttccaggaaccacatggtggctcacaaccatctgtaacgagatctgatgccatcttctggtgtatctgaagacagctacagtgtacttatatataataaataaatctttaaaaaaaaaaaaaaaaaggaagtaaccCCAAAGCCCCAGACATAAAATGGGTAAGCTGGCTGAGTATGGTGGCCCTTGAGGTAAAGGCAGGTTAAGTCACACATATACAATTCTAGAAAACTACAGAATGGGTTATCTGTATGGTCTGTGAAATGTATCTCAGAAGGAAAAAACAACTTTTCTTAGTAAATGTGGGGCACCTACCTATAGGGGGTCCTACAAATTCACACTTATGGTCCCCTTTCCCTTTAAATACTTCTAGTTGCTGCTTCTTTGCTTCTGGTAACTGTTCCAGCCACAGCAGGTTCTTTGCTCTGGTGTTTATAAGCCGGATATGCCCTGCCTCTGGACATTTGTAAACAATGGACACCTTCATTTCTAGATCACCAAATGGGTCTGCTCCTCTCCTTCATCTCCAAGCTCAAGTTTAATCTTCAGTGAGGTTTCCTGGATGCTCACCTTATATCAGTCCTCTCGTCAGAGCACTGACTTAAAAATActggatccaactcaggtcattCGGCTTGCACAGCAAGAGGCTTTGCCCACAGACCCCCTTACCAGTCCTGCTTATGACGTTCTATCAGTCTCTGACTCTCTGTACCCCAACCTGACCGTGGACTCTGTGAAAGCAGACACCTCTGGGGTTCAATTTTGTTGCTGctcctttgaaacagggtctcactaagtacttcaagctggccttgaactcaccatccttaggcatgcatcaccatggcCATCTCTTAACCTGCTTCTGTAAACCCTAGTAAATATCTTAGCAGTCTACACCCTCAGCCCTTTAGGACCACCAAACTACCATGCCAAGGCAGTCCTCTTCCCCATGGTCCCCAAATACGTGCAGCACTTAGCAGGAGGCACAGTCTGCAGCTGGCCGCTCAGCAGACACAGCTTAATCCCCTGTACAGCTAGGTTTCTTCTGAAGACAGGAGACTTCGCTTCACATGAAGTTAACCCTCATGGAGAATCAACTCCTCAAACCTACCTGGACATCCAAAGGAAACTCGAGTGATTTGCCTAACTTCATCCCCCAATCAAAGAGGACAGTTTCCAATTTGCCACTGGTGAGTTTATTACATGATTATTaagttcaaataaaaaaataaaaactaaactttGGCCGGGAGGCTGGAGCCAGAATCTGAGAGTTCCCGGCCCTAACTCTGGCCGAGCCGTCTCTACTAACTGAGCTTGACTCTGCCCAGTTCTTCAATACTCGTGTCTGTAGTCTGGACATCTCTTCTGGCCTCGCTGGAGTTCTGCGCTCCGGGCACTGGGGCTTTGGTGAGAGCGCCATAGACACCCATGGCCTGGGGAGAAAGACGAGACAGAAGAGAGCCGTAAGAACACTATGCAGTTGTATCCAGAACCACGAAAAGAggctgtcttttcttcttttttttttcggagctggggaccaaacccagggccttgcgcttgcaagcgctctaccgctgaactaaatccccaaccccgaggctgtcttttctttcttccccttccttccttccttttattttttaaagattttatttatttcatgtataggagtacactgtagctgtcttcagacacacaagaagacagcatcggatcccatcacagatggttgtgagccaccatgtggttgctgggaattgaactcaggacctctagaagaacagtcagtgctcttaaccgctgagccatctctctagcccccttcctttcttttttgaggcaaggtttctctgtgtaatcctagatgtcctagaactcactctgtagaccagggtggcctggaactcatgaaaCTCCATTTGCCTGTGCCTCCTGGATCAAAGGTACATGccaccaacacctggctttttctttatcactgttcgtctctttttttcttttcttttcttgtgagaCAAGGTTGCATTGTGTAGCCTAACCGGCCTCTAACTTGTGAACTTCATCTCCTGAGCGCTggtattacaggcatgcaccatcacatcCAGCCCCTTGGTTTTTCTTATCTTTCAAGCCTCAGTTTTCTAAGCCCTGCAAACAATGCTAAGAATCTTACATCAAACCATCAAAGCAGGGTGACTCCCAACCCTGACACAGGTGTCTGCAGGAGTGGCTGGAGACATTTCATCCTTAGctcctgacactgttactgtAAGCTTATCTTCAAAGAGCTCTAACCTGAGCCACCATACTTGTCACATCGCTGGGATTGGAGGGCAGGAGGACGGTGTTGGAATCCTTGGCCAGTTTGGAGAAGGCGCTGACGTACTGCTCAGCCACAGTCAGTGAAGCTGCTGCGTCTCCATTCTGTAGtcacagtggggaaaaaaaaatcagaggtcAGAGAtttagggagagaagagaaaagaaaagggctaTACAAACCCTAATGTAAGCTCACACAATCTGGCTTAATGGAGCCACAATGTCAGGAACTTCccacaaagacagaagaaagaaaccctTCGACTGTCtattcccatcccccatccccaccatCCCCACAGCCTCTCACGTGTTGAGTCAGAGCCCCAGCCAGAATTCGAATGGCTTCAGCTTTAGCCTTGGCCTTGGCCAGAACTGCACTGGCTtctcctaaaagaaaaaaataaataaataaataaaaacacaagacaTGGCAGTTTGACCCATGAAATCAGAGAAGCCCAAAGCTTCTGTACCAGCCCTTACCTTTAAAGCCCCATgctctgctcctccctctgcctctacgaTACCCGATGCTCACCTGCTGCCTGATTTATCTGTTCAGCCTTTTCTGCTTCCGAGGCCAGAATCTGGGCCTGTTTCTTCCCCTCTGCCACATTGATAGCTGACTCTCGTGTCCCTTCAGACTCTAGAACTGTGGCCCGCTTCCGCCGCTCTGCCTCTACCTGGAAGCCCCAATGACCCCCATCAAGAAGAAGCCAGGGGAAACTCTAACCAGGGCTTACAACTCTATCTACTACAGTAGGGGACTGTAGTTCCAACGGAACTAGAGTAACCAAATCCCTTTCCCCACCTGCATCTGCATGGACTCTTTGACTCGGGGTGGCACGTGGATATCCTTGATCTCATAACGCAAGCATCGGATACCCCAGCAGTCAGCAGCCTGGTTGATGGCGTCCACAATGTTGGCGTTCAGGGACTCACGTTCCTAGAGGAAAAGAAATGTGAGCAGCACAAGTCAATGTATCTATCAAGAGCCTAAACTGGGACGGTCGCTGGCTAGTCTTGTTCTGCAGAAGAGATCTGACGGTATGCGCCCTTAAGCCCCTACTCAGGTTCAAATCTGCTTACCCGAAAAACTTTGTCCAGAGAGAGTTTGCCAAGCTCTGATCTCATAGTCGTCTGAGCTAACTGGGTGACCGCATACTCGGGGTCTTCCACACCATAACTTGCCTGAAAGGGCAGGtataggggaagaactgaagctGCAGGATTTTAAGCAGAGGCAATTCAGAAGGCTAGATAAAGCCAGGGCAGATACCTTGTAAGGATCCATAATGCGCAGATAAAGGACTCCATCTATTTGTAGAGTTACATTATCTGCAGgagcaaagagaagagaaaaagagggtgGTCAGGTCTCTAAGTCCCAACCGGCCCTTTCTCCTAAGCCTTGGACCTATAGCAACCACATCCTAATGCACTTTAGCACATCCCTGCCACCCCATATCTCTCACCAAGAGTTACAGCTGATTGCTCAGGCACGTTGATAACAATTTCCTTGAGACTCTGCACATACCGGATTCGGTCTAACACGGGGATGAGGACGTTCAAGCCCTGGGAAGAGGAGTCATTGATTCTCAGAATGTGAGAGTAATACACAGGAAATCTAAGTTAAGCTGGAGTAAGTAATGAGTTATGGATAGAACATGGAAACGCAATCCCTCCTACCAAGACATGTCCTCAAAGGCTGAGGTGTCACTGGTAGGGAAACCTAAGAGTCCAAGAACGAAAGACTAGGCCTCTGAACGTCAGCAGAATAGAAGTCAACAGGAACTGCTACCttgaggcaggcaggtagggctAAGAGTATGGTAGCCCCAGGAATGAAGCCTGTGAGTTACTAAGTTAATAGGAAAGCAGGGAAACAAGGATGGTCAGGAGACTGGGCTCTGGTAGAACTGGTCCCTGCTAGGGTTGGTCCCTGTAGTTAAAAGTGCAGACAGGCCCCAAGGAAGTCCCACTCCCACAAGACGATTTGACTGGCTGAAGGTGGGCGAGAGGTTCTCACAGGTTCCAGGATCCGGTGGAATCTGCCCATTCGCTCCACCACCCAGGCCTCCTGCTGAGGCACAAACAGTATCACGGTGTTTCGGGGCAGTCCAGAGGAGGCGCGGCGCGGAATGCGGCCAGAAGCCTGCACGGAGCCCTGAAGAAAGACGAGAGTAGGCTGAGGACACGGCGCGGAACCCTAAATCCTTCTCCGGAAGGCATCTCCCTAAATCTCGACACCACCACCGTCAAGGATCCCGGAGAATGATTCACGTGGGGACCATGACCTGTGACCCCAGTCTGTCCCCAAAGTTAGAATCCCACTCCTTCCCAGCCGAAGACCTAGGTGATCTCTGTCCCGAGTCTCTGAAGAAGGTTGCTTCGTTCTCACCCTCAGCAAAAGGGCTCCAGTGCCCCGCGCCGCGCGCGCCAGCATTTCCCACAGCCTCAGCGACCTCCGGAACCAACGAGAGGTGGAGCAGAGCGGCCTCTCCTGAAGCCTAAACCCGAGCCCTTCCTTTGGCTGTTCCACTCCGCCCGACGTACTTCCGGCGTCTTATTCCACCCCTCAACCCCCGCCCCCACTAGTTGGCGAACGTCAAATCGTTCCCTGGGAAACGTAGACTTTGAAGAGAGAGCCCGAGAGTGCAAGTTTGTCCTGGTTCTCAAAAACTAAGAAGCTCCTAGGCGTTGTGGTACAAATTGAGTCAATATTCTGTCTGCAAGTGGTACAGAAACACCGCCCACCAAATTCAGTAGCCACAGCCGTGACTCAGTTTACCCTCCAGCTCCTGTGTAACTGCCCTCTTCTGTCACCATAACGACAATGGATTCGCGCTCCTTAGCGGGCCGTGGTTGCCATAGTGACATTCTTGGGTAGTCATACTGTTGTGCCCGTCTCCCACTGGGGACTGACCCCATTCCCGTTGTCATGGTAACCAGGAGGCCTAACTTTGCCTTACGACTGGGCGGagatttctcccttccctctttcccaagGCATCAACAGCTCTTTTCATATTTTCTGAGCCAGAAACGGTCAGGCCTGTTCCCCTTACATACAGAGGGCAACAAAGATCCTCAACCTTTCATTTTTGTCTGGAACTTGTCACCTTGCTCAGGTCTCTGGCTCTCTCAAATACAAGCTTTAAGAGACCTGTATGTCActctcatcatcctcatcatcctcatcattgTTTTACATATACAGACACTGAGGTTCTGAGAGGCTAAACTACAGAATCAGTGTGAACATCTGGATC
It encodes the following:
- the Pigo gene encoding GPI ethanolamine phosphate transferase 3 isoform X2, whose product is MHTSVVPDCKHCRRTSGRESRMQKISVLLFLAWVCFLFYAGIALFTSGFLLTRLELTNQSSCQEPPGPGSLPWGSQGKPGACWMPSRFSRVVLVLIDALRFDFAQPQCSHVPGEPPVSVPFLGKLGSLKRILEVQPHHARLYQSQVDPPTTTMQRLKALTTGSLPTFIDAGSNFASHAIVEDNLIKQLTSAGKRVVFMGDDTWKDLFPGAFSQAFFFSSFNVRDLHTVDNGILEHLYPTMDSGAWDVLIAHFLGVDHCGHKHGPHHPEMAKKLSQMDQVIQGLIERLENDTLLVVAGDHGMTMNGDHGGDSELEVSAALFLYSPTVLFPSVPPEEPEVIPQISLVPTLALLLGLPIPFGNIGEVMAELFSGGSGGGSSRGDGDASHPDSPALAQVSALYINAQQVSRFLHTYSAATQDLHVKELRRLQELFSKASARYQHLLQHPREAEAALSSLTADFQQFLRGARAVCIESWARFSLVRMAGGAALLAAACLLCLLASQLAVAPGFLFRPLLLIPVAWGLTWTLLYAGVSVTTGSKLDPVVLGAVAAAGSLLPFLWKAWLSWGSKRPLAPLLPVPRPVLALLLIRLATFFSDSFVVAEARATPFLLGSLILFLVAQLHWEGQLLPPKLLTTSRLGSSAPTAPPRHSGTHALLLGIGLLLFTRLAGLFHRCPEETPACRSSPWLSPLASMVGGRAKNLWYGACVGALVALLAAVRLWLRRYGNLKSPEPPVLFVRWGLPLMVLGTAAYWALASGAEEVPPRLRALVAGASAVLPRAVMGLAASGLMLLLWRPVTVLVKAGAATSRTRTILTPFSGPPTSQADLDYVVPQIYRHMQEEFQGRLERTRAQGPITVAAYQLGSVYSAAMVTALILLAFPLLLLHVERVSLVFLLLFLQSFLLLHLLAAGTPVATPGPFTVMWQAVSAWVLLATQTFYSTGHQPVFSAIHWHAAFVGFPDGHGSSTWLPALLVGANTFASHLLFAVGCPLLLLWPFLCERQGPKKRQSLPGSESEARVRPEEEQEEPLMEMRLRDAPHHFNAALLQLGLKYLFVLGAQILACALAASILRRHLMVWKVFAPKFIFEAIGFIVSSVGLLLGIALVMRVDGAVSSWFKKLVLAQQR
- the Pigo gene encoding GPI ethanolamine phosphate transferase 3 isoform X1 codes for the protein MHTSVVPDCKHCRRTSGRESRMQKISVLLFLAWVCFLFYAGIALFTSGFLLTRLELTNQSSCQEPPGPGSLPWGSQGKPGACWMPSRFSRVVLVLIDALRFDFAQPQCSHVPGEPPVSVPFLGKLGSLKRILEVQPHHARLYQSQVDPPTTTMQRLKALTTGSLPTFIDAGSNFASHAIVEDNLIKQLTSAGKRVVFMGDDTWKDLFPGAFSQAFFFSSFNVRDLHTVDNGILEHLYPTMDSGAWDVLIAHFLGVDHCGHKHGPHHPEMAKKLSQMDQVIQGLIERLENDTLLVVAGDHGMTMNGDHGGDSELEVSAALFLYSPTVLFPSVPPEEPEVIPQISLVPTLALLLGLPIPFGNIGEVMAELFSGGSGGGSSRGDGDASHPDSPALAQVSALYINAQQVSRFLHTYSAATQDLHVKELRRLQELFSKASARYQHLLQHPREAEAALSSLTADFQQFLRGARAVCIESWARFSLVRMAGGAALLAAACLLCLLASQLAVAPGFLFRPLLLIPVAWGLTWTLLYAGVSVTTGSKLDPVVLGAVAAAGSLLPFLWKAWLSWGSKRPLAPLLPVPRPVLALLLIRLATFFSDSFVVAEARATPFLLGSLILFLVAQLHWEGQLLPPKLLTTSRLGSSAPTAPPRHSGTHALLLGIGLLLFTRLAGLFHRCPEETPACRSSPWLSPLASMVGGRAKNLWYGACVGALVALLAAVRLWLRRYGNLKSPEPPVLFVRWGLPLMVLGTAAYWALASGAEEVPPRLRALVAGASAVLPRAVMGLAASGLMLLLWRPVTVLVKAGAATSRTRTILTPFSGPPTSQADLDYVVPQIYRHMQEEFQGRLERTRAQGPITVAAYQLGSVYSAAMVTALILLAFPLLLLHVERVSLVFLLLFLQSFLLLHLLAAGTPVATPGPFTVMWQAVSAWVLLATQTFYSTGHQPVFSAIHWHAAFVGFPDGHGSSTWLPALLVGANTFASHLLFAALSSPEAVGCPLLLLWPFLCERQGPKKRQSLPGSESEARVRPEEEQEEPLMEMRLRDAPHHFNAALLQLGLKYLFVLGAQILACALAASILRRHLMVWKVFAPKFIFEAIGFIVSSVGLLLGIALVMRVDGAVSSWFKKLVLAQQR